In one window of Candidatus Palauibacter australiensis DNA:
- a CDS encoding DUF5671 domain-containing protein has product MAGNEEITGFLKAGLERSLPREQLKGVLLEAGWPRDQVRRALDGFADVAFPIPVPRPAPYLSAREAFVYLVLFGTLYGSAISFGSLLFAFIHQAFPDPSLAPAAALEMAREEIRWSISFLVATFPVFAFVFWTNDRAVRKDPGRRLSRVRQSLTYLSLFVGAATLIGVVTSIVYNLLGGELTVRFALKVLTVGTITGSLFGYFLRDVRREEAAA; this is encoded by the coding sequence ATGGCCGGCAACGAGGAGATTACCGGATTCCTGAAGGCGGGCCTGGAGCGAAGCCTGCCCCGTGAGCAACTCAAGGGGGTGCTTCTCGAGGCGGGCTGGCCGCGGGACCAGGTCCGACGCGCCCTGGACGGTTTCGCCGATGTCGCGTTTCCGATTCCCGTCCCGCGTCCCGCCCCGTACCTGTCCGCTCGCGAGGCCTTCGTCTACCTCGTTCTCTTCGGCACGCTGTACGGGAGCGCGATCAGCTTCGGGAGCCTCCTGTTCGCGTTCATCCACCAGGCGTTTCCCGATCCTTCCCTGGCCCCCGCGGCCGCACTCGAGATGGCGCGGGAAGAGATCCGGTGGTCGATCTCCTTCCTCGTCGCGACGTTTCCCGTCTTCGCCTTCGTCTTCTGGACGAACGATCGCGCGGTCCGGAAGGACCCGGGCCGGCGGCTGTCGCGCGTTCGGCAATCGCTGACGTACCTGTCCCTCTTCGTGGGCGCGGCCACGCTCATCGGCGTCGTCACGAGCATCGTCTACAACCTTCTTGGCGGCGAACTCACGGTCCGGTTCGCCCTGAAGGTCCTCACGGTCGGCACGATCACCGGCTCGCTGTTCGGGTACTTCCTCCGCGACGTGCGCAGGGAGGAGGCGGCGGCATGA
- a CDS encoding TetR/AcrR family transcriptional regulator yields MTRESTAYHHGDLRAALLAEAAAMIDEGGTSSVTMREIGRRLGVSRSAAYRHFEDKSALLVAVAAAGFDRLRDRLEAVGAGAPDAGIEHLPEVGRVYVRFALENPGHYRLMYGKEAITREDHPELRETANALFDELVRIVQSYQESGTIRREDPHLQAYVAWGAVHGLASLLIEGQILTAVDVDALIRQTTSTLLDGMRANR; encoded by the coding sequence ATGACCCGGGAAAGCACCGCGTATCATCACGGAGACCTGCGGGCGGCACTGCTCGCCGAAGCCGCCGCGATGATCGACGAGGGAGGGACCTCAAGCGTGACGATGCGCGAGATCGGCCGGCGCCTCGGCGTATCGCGGTCCGCCGCCTATCGCCACTTCGAGGACAAGTCCGCGCTCCTGGTCGCGGTCGCCGCCGCCGGTTTCGACCGTCTCCGAGACCGCCTGGAGGCGGTGGGCGCGGGAGCCCCGGACGCGGGGATCGAGCACCTTCCGGAGGTCGGCCGGGTGTACGTGCGGTTCGCGCTCGAAAACCCGGGGCACTACCGCCTGATGTACGGAAAGGAAGCGATCACCCGCGAGGACCACCCCGAACTCCGCGAGACCGCGAACGCCCTGTTCGACGAGCTCGTCCGCATCGTCCAGTCATACCAGGAGAGCGGCACGATCAGGCGAGAGGACCCGCACCTCCAGGCCTACGTCGCATGGGGCGCCGTACACGGCCTCGCGTCACTCCTGATCGAGGGCCAGATCCTCACCGCCGTGGACGTCGACGCCCTGATCCGCCAAACCACCTCCACCCTCCTCGACGGAATGCGCGCCAACCGCTAG
- a CDS encoding thioredoxin family protein, with product MVLTPSTMVELGTPAPDFRLPDPSGREWALSDVVGEGGLLVAFICNHCPYVIHLRHGLAEFARDYQARGLGVVGINANDVATHPADSPERMAEEVEQVGYTFPYLFNESQEVAKAYGAACTPDFFLYDGDGRLVYRGQFDGSRPNSGVRVTGEDLRAAADALLEGRAPLAAQTASIGCNIKWKPGNEPA from the coding sequence ATGGTGCTCACGCCTTCGACCATGGTGGAGCTGGGAACGCCGGCGCCGGACTTTCGCCTGCCCGATCCGTCCGGTCGGGAATGGGCGCTGTCCGATGTGGTCGGGGAGGGCGGGCTGCTCGTCGCCTTCATCTGCAACCACTGCCCGTACGTGATACACCTGCGCCACGGGCTGGCCGAGTTCGCGCGCGACTACCAGGCTCGCGGGCTGGGCGTGGTCGGGATCAATGCCAACGACGTGGCCACCCATCCGGCGGACTCGCCGGAGCGCATGGCGGAGGAGGTCGAGCAGGTGGGGTACACCTTCCCGTACCTCTTCAACGAGTCGCAGGAGGTGGCGAAGGCGTACGGCGCGGCCTGCACGCCCGACTTCTTTCTGTACGATGGCGACGGCAGGCTGGTGTACAGGGGCCAGTTCGATGGCTCCCGCCCGAACAGCGGGGTCCGGGTGACCGGCGAGGATCTGCGCGCGGCGGCGGACGCCCTGCTGGAGGGGCGAGCGCCGCTGGCCGCGCAGACCGCGAGCATCGGGTGCAACATCAAGTGGAAGCCGGGGAACGAGCCGGCATAG